The Nostoc sp. NIES-3756 DNA window ATGGTTTTATTTGCTGTAAGGAATTATTACAAATAGCCAGAAATAATCTAATTTCCGCTTTAGCAAATTTAGATAATGATGCTGAACTAGGTAGCACAGTGATTTCCAGATTATGGGAACGCACTCCCATCATCATGATTACAAGTTTAAATGATGAGGAATCTGTAGATCGTGCTTTTGAGGCGGGAGCGACTGATTATATTACTAAGCCCATTCACTGGCCTGTATTACGTCAACGCCTGAGAAGATTGCTACAACAAGCACAAGTTTATAAACAGCTAGAGGCGGCTAACTTGGCTTTACAGCATTTAGCCAATGTAGACGGCTTAACTGGACTAGCAAACCGCCGTCGTTTTGATAATTATTTGAATACACAATGGATTAACTTGGTGCAAGAGGGCGCTCCTCTATCACTAATATTATGTGATATTGACTTTTTTAAATTTTATAATGACCAATATGGACACCCAGTCGGAGACATCTGTTTACAAAAAGTGGGTGCTGTTTTAAGCTATAAGGCGCAGAAACATCGAGATTTAGTAGCTCGTTATGGCGGTGAAGAATTTGCTGTAATAATGCCCTACACTCACGCAGATGGAGCAATTTATGTCGCCAAAAACATACAAGCCAGCGTCAGAAATTTGCAAATTGCCCACGACAAATCTACTGTTAGCAACCATATTACCCTGAGTATGGGTGTAGCCACTGTCATTCCTACGTGGGAGTCCTCGCCTTCTGAGTTAATTGCAGCTGCGGATAAAGCTCTTTATCAGGCGAAGGAAGCAGGACGTAATCGGATTTGTCAGTGGAATGGGAATTAGTCATCTCTTACAAAGTTCTGTTCGGAGGAAACCTCCGCTCAGACTTTGCGCTTAGTCCATAGTCAACACTCCATAGTTCATAGTTATTATTTTTTCTCCTCTGCTCCTCTGCTTCCCAATCTCCCCCCTCTCCCTCATCGTCTTCATCCCCTACACAGGATACACGGGAAGTGTAAAGTGAAACCATGCTCCACCGTGGGGATTGGAGTCTACCCATATTTGTCCGTAGTGGGCGCGGATGATTCTTTGGCATAGGGACAAGCCGATACCGTAACCTTCCTTGGCTTCATCCCGCTCTAGACGATAGTGATTTTCAAATATCCGCTCTCGATTTTCTATGGGGATACCGGGGCCTGTGTCACCAATACTAAATTGTATTTTTTGCGTAGTACGATGTAACCCAGCGATGTTGATAGTGCCACATTCTGGGGTGTATTTGATGGCATTATCTAGAAGATTTATCAGTACTTGCCGAATGCGTTCGGGGTCAGCGTAAACACAAGGTAAGTCTTGAGGAATGTCTGTTTCGACTTTTTGCGCTTTGGTTGTGTAGCGATCGCGCAATTCTTCTAATACTTCTAAACAGAGTAAGCCTATTTCCATTTTTTGTGGTATAATATTAAACTCTGTATCATTACCCCTACTGACCTGCAAAAGATCCGCAATCATTTTATCTATTGTTTTCGTTTGGGTGCGGGCTTGTCTTAGGAGGTTGACTACTAAGGCTGGTTTTAGGCGTTGAAATGCACCGATTTCTGGGTTGTAGTTAGATTGTAGGGTTTCAATGGCGATCGCTGCTGCTGTTAGTGGGTTACGCAGGTCATGAACTAACATAGCAATCACTCTGTCTTTAAACTGTAACTGCTCTAGTAATTTTTCTTTTTCCTGTTTGAGATTAAAAATCTCGTCTGAAAGACGCAACAGTTCAGCAGAAACAGCAATAGAATTAATGGTTGTTTCTGGTTGCACGACAAGACCATTGTCATCTATACGCTCTTGTTGTAACTCTTCCTGCAATTTTACATAAGCATCTGCGGCAGCTTGCCATCGCGGCCACCAGTTTTTCAATTGGGTAATAATGTTACTGCCAGCTAAAGTCTGCCTGGGTTCGGGATGAATCTTAATTAAAGCTGGTGTAGCGACTAACTTAAAATGTTCTGCTAAGTATGGTTGTTGCCCGACATCAATAATTTGAAGTTCAAAGTTATACTCAGCCTGTAATTCTTTTAAGTAAGCACGGATACGCTGCACCTGCTGTTTTGACTGAGGTCGTCCATCAACGAACAACAACAGCTGGAGTGAAGCCTCAGAATAAATAGGCTGATCCTGGGAAACTTGCATGGAATCGTGTTTCAGCACTGGTAACAACCCGGCGACGCTTTGCAAAAATTAGAATAAACTGACAATTGTCGGTGGTCGTTTTTTTCTCAATTTAATCTCTATTTTAGATTTTTACTACACCTATTCACACAAGGTTTTGGAGATGAGATCCATAGTTTTTAGCCTTTTGTTGCCTTTTTGGGTCACTAGCTTGGGAGGAAACGCCCTTGCTCTACAATATCAGTCTCTGCCTCATAATCATACTCTGGCTGTTGCGTCAACTAATGAAAATTTTTATACTGATGCCAGTTTTTTGGTGCAACAACAGCTAGATTTGATTGTACGCATCGAACAGGCTCTAGTTTCTCCAGATGCTAATCAGATGCGTGCTGTGCGTGGACAGTTAATTGTCCAGAATAAAATAGTAGAAGCTTTTCTCAAGCGCAATTACCCTAGCAGTCGGAATTTGTGTCAGCAGCAAGCAACTTCTACCTTGTCTAGCCAGTTGAGCGAATCACAAACAAAAATTTATTGTGCTTTGTCTGCTTCTAGTCAGGAGTTATTTAAGCTTTCTCCTGTATTAGATAAGCTCTTGTCTCGCCGGGGTGAAGTAGGTCTAGTCAGACCTTTACCCTTGGTCAGTGGGGAACGTAAGTCAGACCCTATACTGACTATTGCACCAACACAACGTCCAAATTTGGGAAAGCCAGCAACACCTTTATCAACTAGGGAACCAGATTTACCACCGCCACAGTCTACCACAGTCACTTCCCCATCTGCATTACCAATTATCGGTGTAGTTGGTAAAACAGCGATAGCTAATTATCAGCCACCGATGCAACCTGCGATCGCTCCACCAGACGCAGCACTTGTTATACTTGCCAATGCCAAGCAGTCATTGACAGCAGCGCAGATAGTATTTCCCCCAGAAACAAAATTTCGAGATGCACAAGAAACTACCATAGCCCTTGACCGCTTTGCTTACGGACTTGACCCGCAAGAGGCGGAAACTTACGCCAAGTTTTTGCGATTACCACGTACTGGTATTTTTCGGGCTTTGCCTGCATCAGCTTACCAGCGTCCGCTCAATACTGTGAGCAACCGATTACAAGCCAGCGTGAGTCAACGCTATGCTTTTCCGACTTTGGGTAATACTCAAGGAGGACTTAATCCTAGTTTAACACTTGAGCTAGTAGATGAGAACTTCCAACTACGACATCCGGGAGTAGATTATAGCTTTATGGTAAACCTGGGGGATGTGCCATTAGAAAAATTAGACGATCGCTTGAAAGCTGTACCCTCATCAACCAGAGATTTTTTCCTTAACTACCAACCACCTAAACAGTTGGCGGCTTTACAAGTAGATAGAAGACGCTTTGTGACTGGTAAAGACCAAAATTGGCAGCAAAATCAGGTAATGCTTGCCAGTACTACCGCTCAATTGAATCATACTTATTTAGTGCGATCGCTGCAATTCCAACTACCAGAGATTATCCTTAATAGTCAAATTGCCAATATAGAGAAGAGAAACTACTTAGAGCAATTAAAACAGGTTCGTAGTAGTGATATGATTATCGCTTTTCGACCAGTCCGCCGACGTTCTGATGGTAGTTATACCGTACTTTGGCGAGTTTTAAAAGAGTTACCAGCACCACAAATCAAAGACTGGTAAATTCTTCTCTGTGGCTCTGTGTCTCTGTGGTTAAAAATGATTTATTTCACCACAGAGGCACACAGGCACAGAGGTGATGAATCTTATATAGTTATTCTCACATTGGCGATGTCGATACAAGAGGATGAACCCAGATGCACACAGATAAGTTTACACCTCAGCAAAATAATTACTTGATTAGGTATATAGACAAAGTATTAATAATCGCACATAAAGAAGCAACCGATCAGTTAGAAACAACCTTAAAAGAAGAAGGATTTAATTATGAAGTTCTTCGCCAAGAAAGTAAACCAGAATTTAAAGACTTCTCTCGTAGCTATTTATGTTTATTAAATCATCGACACGCCTGGGAAAAGGCAGCCCAAGCAGATAAACCAACCTTGATTATTGAAGCAGATTTTGTGCCAGTAGTAGGTTTTGGTAAATTACCCTTACCTTTTAATCCCCAGCAAACTGATGTTGGCATTAGCTGGCTTTATACCTGTGCGCCGCAAGTTTATCACGTTTCACCCGAAGGCTATGCTCAAGGTTATTCAACTTCCGCCGTCGCATATATTGTAAATCCACAAAGTGCTACCTATTTATTAGAACTAGCTGATGAAGTTACAGAAAAAATAGGAGCCACCAAATACTCAACCTGGGATTCTGATATTGATAAATTTCTCCTGCAACGCAAGCTAAAAAACTATATTCCTTGGCGCAACTATGGAGAACATGGAGGTTTACCTAATCCAGAACATCAACAAAATAATCTCAGTAAAGTTCATCGTGCTGATGTTCTCTACGGTAAACTTGCCTTTACCCCTTTGTACGCCGTTAGTGAACAAGGCGGAACAGGGAAGTTTCTCAGCGTCAGATTACAAGCACGTCTCAAAGGAATTGCCCGTTTAGCAGTAGGTCGCTTTTTACGTCCCCCAGTCGTCAAAGGTTCCACAACTCCTGTGAGGCTAATCAGATTTGCTTTGTTGCGGCAATTGTCATTAAGGCTATAGTCAACAGTCAACAGTCAACAGTCCATAGTCCATAGTCAACAGTCAAAGATAAAGTTTTTAGACTAATGACCAATGACCAATGACTAATGACCAATGACTAATGACTAATGACTAATGACTAAAAGATCCTCGTCTGCGCTAGGGTAGGAATTGACACGCGATTTGTGATTTCCTGTGCTTTCTAGTAAACGACCTGCTTTAGTCTTAAGTTTGGCTGTTTTCTTGACTTCATTAACAGCCTGCGCCAACAGTCCAACTGCCAAGAACTTAGAACAGTCTCTAGCAGCAGACCCGAGATTACAAGGTAATCAAGTGGTTTTTGGGGAAGCTAAGGAGGGTGAAGTCCAACCTACACCAACTCAGCCTACAGTCCAGTTACCTGCTGATTTTCCTAAAGATATACCCATATACCAAAATGCTCAACTACAGGAAATTACTCCTGCTAGTGGTGCAGAAGCGCGAGTATCAACACGTTGGCTGAGTCCAGACCCAAGCAACTTTATTAGTAACTTTTATCGTAACCAGTTTCAAGCCAACAACTGGCAGATTTTGCAACAGCCAACTGATGATGTAGAAGGGACTTTTGAAGCCCGACGTAATGATTTGCTAGTCAAGGTGTCAATTCAACCTAAGTCAGTAACTAACGCCGCAGCAAATCAACCACAAACATCTACAGCAATACAAATTGAGTACATTCCTAATGGTGCAGCTACTGCATCATCTGATGTTCCTACGGCTGGTGATGCCCAGTTTATCGGCCCAGTACCTCCAGCAAAT harbors:
- a CDS encoding response regulator, with translation MSGISPYSLSKKPPLILVADDDKIIRMLLREAMEREGYRVVEVTDGKQCLDAYETVKPDIVLLDAMMPVMDGFICCKELLQIARNNLISALANLDNDAELGSTVISRLWERTPIIMITSLNDEESVDRAFEAGATDYITKPIHWPVLRQRLRRLLQQAQVYKQLEAANLALQHLANVDGLTGLANRRRFDNYLNTQWINLVQEGAPLSLILCDIDFFKFYNDQYGHPVGDICLQKVGAVLSYKAQKHRDLVARYGGEEFAVIMPYTHADGAIYVAKNIQASVRNLQIAHDKSTVSNHITLSMGVATVIPTWESSPSELIAAADKALYQAKEAGRNRICQWNGN
- a CDS encoding LPS biosynthesis glycosyltransferase; translation: MHTDKFTPQQNNYLIRYIDKVLIIAHKEATDQLETTLKEEGFNYEVLRQESKPEFKDFSRSYLCLLNHRHAWEKAAQADKPTLIIEADFVPVVGFGKLPLPFNPQQTDVGISWLYTCAPQVYHVSPEGYAQGYSTSAVAYIVNPQSATYLLELADEVTEKIGATKYSTWDSDIDKFLLQRKLKNYIPWRNYGEHGGLPNPEHQQNNLSKVHRADVLYGKLAFTPLYAVSEQGGTGKFLSVRLQARLKGIARLAVGRFLRPPVVKGSTTPVRLIRFALLRQLSLRL
- a CDS encoding histidine kinase, which translates into the protein MLKHDSMQVSQDQPIYSEASLQLLLFVDGRPQSKQQVQRIRAYLKELQAEYNFELQIIDVGQQPYLAEHFKLVATPALIKIHPEPRQTLAGSNIITQLKNWWPRWQAAADAYVKLQEELQQERIDDNGLVVQPETTINSIAVSAELLRLSDEIFNLKQEKEKLLEQLQFKDRVIAMLVHDLRNPLTAAAIAIETLQSNYNPEIGAFQRLKPALVVNLLRQARTQTKTIDKMIADLLQVSRGNDTEFNIIPQKMEIGLLCLEVLEELRDRYTTKAQKVETDIPQDLPCVYADPERIRQVLINLLDNAIKYTPECGTINIAGLHRTTQKIQFSIGDTGPGIPIENRERIFENHYRLERDEAKEGYGIGLSLCQRIIRAHYGQIWVDSNPHGGAWFHFTLPVYPV